In the genome of Burkholderia diffusa, one region contains:
- a CDS encoding Lrp/AsnC family transcriptional regulator, with protein sequence MPIPLDTFDRKLLMEVQRDAHTPQNELGARVNLSTAAVNRRLRRLAENGVIERYTAVVAPEKVDHPLTIVVNVEVESEQIDQLDAMKRTFERCPQIQQCYYVTGEWDFVLILAVRNMDQYNALTRELFFANNNVKRFKTLVSMSRVKVGLEVPVETGE encoded by the coding sequence ATGCCCATTCCACTCGATACGTTCGATCGCAAGCTGCTGATGGAAGTCCAGCGCGACGCGCACACGCCGCAGAACGAACTCGGCGCCCGCGTAAACCTGTCGACCGCCGCCGTGAACCGCCGTCTGCGGCGGCTCGCGGAAAACGGCGTGATCGAGCGCTATACAGCCGTCGTCGCGCCGGAGAAGGTCGATCATCCGCTGACGATCGTCGTGAACGTCGAGGTCGAGAGCGAGCAGATCGACCAGCTCGACGCGATGAAGCGGACCTTCGAGCGCTGCCCGCAGATCCAGCAGTGCTACTACGTGACCGGGGAATGGGATTTCGTGCTGATCCTGGCCGTGCGCAACATGGATCAGTACAACGCGCTCACGCGCGAGCTGTTCTTCGCGAACAACAACGTGAAGCGCTTCAAGACGCTGGTCAGCATGAGCCGCGTGAAGGTCGGGCTCGAAGTGCCGGTCGAGACCGGCGAGTGA
- a CDS encoding PolC-type DNA polymerase III produces MQTVAVLDFETTGLSPNMGDRATEIAVILLRDGEIVDRYQSLMNAGRRIPSDVVALTGITNEMIASAPPVSKVMKEAAAFVGSHPVVAHNAGFDKRFWQAELGMLGVAADHAFACTMLVARRIYPHAQSHRLSSLADMLRLPKAGRAHRAMVDAEIATHLWCRMQRDIGETYGLRQVDHGLMSRLQTTSKAKVATFFGSLAADRR; encoded by the coding sequence ATGCAAACCGTAGCGGTACTCGACTTCGAAACAACCGGGCTTTCCCCGAACATGGGAGACAGGGCGACCGAGATCGCCGTGATCCTGCTGCGCGACGGCGAGATCGTCGACCGCTACCAGAGCCTGATGAACGCAGGGCGGCGCATTCCTTCCGACGTCGTCGCGCTCACCGGAATCACGAACGAGATGATTGCGTCGGCGCCGCCAGTGTCGAAGGTCATGAAGGAAGCTGCGGCATTCGTCGGAAGCCACCCCGTCGTCGCGCACAACGCCGGCTTCGACAAGCGGTTCTGGCAAGCCGAGCTCGGCATGCTCGGCGTGGCGGCCGATCATGCGTTCGCATGCACGATGCTCGTCGCGCGGCGCATCTACCCGCACGCGCAAAGTCACCGGCTGTCGAGCCTCGCCGACATGCTGCGGCTGCCGAAGGCAGGCCGCGCGCACCGCGCGATGGTCGATGCGGAGATCGCGACCCACCTCTGGTGCCGGATGCAGCGCGACATCGGCGAGACTTACGGGCTGCGGCAAGTCGACCACGGGCTCATGTCGCGGTTGCAGACGACGAGCAAGGCTAAGGTGGCGACGTTTTTCGGGTCACTGGCCGCCGACCGGCGCTGA
- a CDS encoding tannase/feruloyl esterase family alpha/beta hydrolase yields the protein MNRKSAFLCIAPLSAAAMLAGCGGDDSVSATPTHLSAATPAAMTQTCDALAAKLSYANTSFTSVTTAAAGTLTVAGKPIAEHCVIDGKMNERVSAVDGQTYAIGFEMRLPKAWNGRFFYQANGGLDGNVVTATGEIGGGGPLTDALNMGFAVISSDSGHSAAQNPLFGLDPQARLDYGYGAVDALTPMAKQVIRLAYGKAPDRSYFGGCSNGGRHAMVTAVRNAGDYDGIIAGDPGFHLPKAAIGEMYGAQQFAKIASATGTNGLPDIRSGFTDAERKFVGATILDKCDALDGVADGMVQDVAACQAHFSVDADIPTCANGTRTGACLTTAQKSALENVFAGARNSAGTALYASFPYDPGIAAGGWAAWKQSNSVTLDPAAMAFTFTTPPKTAATLANLAGFALGFDMDNDAPAIFATNGVYTQSAWSFMTPPDETNLSALKSRGAKLLVYHGTGDPVFSYSDTSDWYGRLAQANGGDASDFARFYPVPGMNHCSGGPAADQFDMLTPLVAWVEQGQAPKAIVATARDTTNAVPNADVPASWGAGRTRPLCPYPQVARYNGSGDVNSAASFSCR from the coding sequence TTGAATAGGAAATCTGCATTCCTTTGCATTGCACCGCTGTCGGCGGCAGCCATGCTCGCCGGCTGCGGCGGCGACGATTCCGTCAGCGCCACGCCGACGCACCTGAGCGCCGCGACGCCGGCCGCGATGACGCAGACCTGCGACGCGCTCGCCGCGAAGCTGTCGTACGCGAACACGTCGTTCACGTCGGTGACCACTGCGGCCGCCGGCACGCTGACGGTGGCCGGCAAGCCGATCGCCGAACACTGCGTGATCGACGGGAAGATGAACGAGCGCGTGAGCGCGGTGGACGGCCAGACCTATGCGATCGGTTTCGAGATGCGTTTGCCGAAAGCGTGGAACGGCCGCTTCTTCTACCAGGCGAACGGCGGGCTCGACGGCAACGTCGTGACCGCGACCGGCGAGATCGGCGGCGGCGGGCCGCTGACCGACGCGCTGAACATGGGCTTCGCGGTGATCAGCTCGGATTCCGGGCACAGCGCCGCGCAGAACCCGCTGTTCGGCCTCGATCCGCAGGCGCGGCTCGACTACGGCTACGGCGCCGTCGACGCGCTCACGCCGATGGCCAAGCAAGTGATCCGGCTCGCATACGGGAAAGCGCCCGACCGCAGCTATTTCGGCGGCTGCTCGAACGGCGGCCGTCACGCGATGGTCACGGCCGTGCGCAACGCGGGCGACTACGACGGGATCATCGCGGGCGACCCGGGCTTCCATCTGCCGAAGGCGGCGATCGGCGAGATGTACGGTGCGCAGCAGTTCGCGAAGATCGCGTCGGCGACGGGGACGAATGGGCTGCCCGATATTCGCAGCGGCTTCACCGATGCGGAACGCAAGTTCGTCGGTGCGACGATTCTCGACAAGTGCGATGCGCTCGACGGCGTGGCCGACGGGATGGTGCAGGACGTCGCCGCATGCCAGGCGCATTTCAGCGTCGACGCCGACATCCCGACCTGCGCGAACGGCACGCGCACCGGCGCCTGCCTGACGACCGCGCAGAAGAGTGCGCTCGAGAACGTGTTCGCGGGCGCGCGCAACAGCGCGGGCACGGCGCTCTATGCGAGCTTTCCGTACGATCCGGGCATCGCGGCCGGCGGCTGGGCCGCGTGGAAGCAGTCGAACTCGGTCACGCTCGACCCGGCCGCGATGGCGTTCACGTTCACGACGCCGCCGAAAACCGCCGCGACGCTCGCGAACCTCGCCGGCTTCGCGCTCGGCTTCGACATGGACAACGACGCGCCGGCGATCTTCGCGACGAACGGCGTGTACACGCAATCCGCGTGGTCGTTCATGACGCCGCCCGACGAGACCAACCTGTCCGCGCTGAAGTCGCGCGGCGCGAAGCTGCTGGTCTATCACGGCACGGGCGATCCGGTGTTCTCGTACAGCGACACGAGCGACTGGTACGGGCGGCTCGCGCAGGCGAACGGCGGCGACGCGTCGGACTTCGCGCGCTTCTATCCGGTGCCGGGCATGAACCACTGCTCGGGCGGGCCGGCAGCCGACCAGTTCGACATGCTGACGCCGCTCGTCGCGTGGGTCGAGCAAGGGCAGGCGCCCAAGGCGATCGTCGCCACGGCGCGCGACACGACGAACGCGGTGCCGAATGCGGACGTGCCGGCGTCGTGGGGAGCGGGACGCACGCGTCCGCTGTGTCCGTATCCGCAAGTTGCGCGCTACAACGGCTCGGGCGACGTGAATTCGGCGGCGAGTTTCAGTTGTCGCTGA
- a CDS encoding porin codes for MKTKTRNGLLAAGACCALAAPGAHAQSSVTLYGIIDTGVEFVSHANAAGDHVVRMPGVTGELPSRWGLRGTEDLGGGYQAVFTLESGFNVRGGDLGQGGRLFGRQAFVGLKSGFGTLAFGRQYTMTYLALQGADIIGPDIYGLGSFDAYVPNGRADNAVTYVGTYRGVTLGAAYSFGRDGAGTGNSPGQGTCAGQVPGDAVQCRNWSVMLKYDSAYFGAAASYEEQRGGTGAAANFFDGVAPVAFTSSGGKDARTHVSAYAQAAGARIGAGWIGRRVSTGSPAAPGAHSDLFFLGASYAVKPDFIVDGEGYRIVNSAHDTRATMATLRATYLLTKRTAVYAQSSYLWNSAHARYAVSGGGPGTTPGAGMGQLGAMVGVRHMF; via the coding sequence ATGAAGACGAAGACTAGGAACGGCCTGCTGGCCGCCGGCGCGTGCTGCGCGCTTGCCGCGCCGGGCGCGCACGCGCAGTCCAGCGTGACGCTGTACGGCATCATCGATACGGGCGTCGAGTTCGTGTCGCACGCGAACGCGGCCGGCGACCACGTCGTGCGCATGCCGGGCGTGACCGGCGAGCTGCCGTCTCGCTGGGGCCTGCGCGGCACGGAGGATCTCGGCGGCGGCTATCAGGCGGTATTCACGCTCGAAAGCGGTTTCAACGTGCGCGGCGGCGATCTCGGCCAGGGCGGCCGGCTGTTCGGGCGGCAGGCATTCGTCGGATTGAAGAGCGGCTTCGGCACGCTCGCGTTCGGCCGCCAGTACACGATGACCTATCTCGCGCTGCAGGGCGCGGACATCATCGGCCCCGACATCTACGGGCTCGGCTCGTTCGACGCATACGTGCCGAACGGCCGCGCCGACAACGCGGTGACCTACGTCGGCACGTATCGCGGCGTGACGCTCGGCGCCGCGTATTCGTTCGGCCGCGACGGCGCGGGCACCGGCAATTCGCCGGGGCAGGGCACGTGCGCGGGGCAGGTGCCGGGCGATGCCGTCCAGTGCCGCAACTGGTCGGTGATGCTCAAGTACGACAGCGCGTATTTCGGTGCGGCGGCATCGTACGAGGAGCAGCGCGGCGGCACCGGCGCGGCCGCGAACTTCTTCGACGGCGTCGCACCGGTCGCATTCACCAGCAGCGGCGGCAAGGACGCGCGCACGCACGTGAGCGCGTATGCGCAGGCGGCCGGCGCGCGGATCGGCGCGGGCTGGATCGGGCGGCGCGTGTCGACCGGCTCGCCGGCCGCGCCGGGCGCGCATTCGGACCTGTTCTTCCTCGGTGCGTCGTATGCGGTGAAGCCCGATTTCATCGTCGACGGCGAGGGTTACCGGATCGTCAACAGCGCGCACGACACGCGCGCGACGATGGCCACGCTGCGCGCGACCTATCTGCTGACCAAGCGCACGGCCGTCTATGCGCAATCTTCGTATCTGTGGAACAGCGCGCATGCACGCTACGCGGTCAGCGGCGGCGGGCCCGGCACGACGCCCGGCGCCGGGATGGGGCAGCTCGGCGCGATGGTCGGCGTGCGGCACATGTTCTGA
- the mhpT gene encoding 3-(3-hydroxy-phenyl)propionate transporter MhpT, with the protein MNTYVAEKPTVATTLALCFAIALLEGLDLQSVGVAAPRMAREFGLSVSQMGIAFSAGTFGLLPGAMLGGRLADRIGRKRVLIASAVLFGLLSLATAQVSTFAMLVVVRVLTGIGLGGAMPNLIALSSEAVEPRSRSSAVATMYCGIPFGGVIASVIGVLLAGDTEWRHIFYVGGLGPLLLVPLLAWFLPESRAYLDVAGTPAARTSVARTLFGDGRTTSTVALWVSYFCTLIVLYFLLNWLPSLMASRGLDRAHVGLVQIAFNVGAGLGALGIGAALDRMRASRVVGGMYVGIVLSLAALAAAPGFASLAAAAFAAGMFVVGGQSVLYALAAIYYPTAMRGTGVGAAVAVGRLGSVVGPLAAATLLAAGRSAPVVIGASIPVTLVAAFAAFVLIRRPQAGD; encoded by the coding sequence ATGAACACTTACGTTGCCGAAAAACCGACGGTCGCGACCACGCTCGCGCTGTGTTTCGCGATCGCACTTCTCGAAGGGCTCGACCTGCAGTCGGTCGGCGTCGCCGCGCCGCGCATGGCGCGCGAATTCGGGCTTTCCGTATCGCAGATGGGCATCGCGTTCAGCGCGGGCACCTTCGGGCTGCTGCCGGGCGCGATGCTCGGCGGGCGGCTCGCCGACCGGATCGGCCGCAAGCGCGTGCTGATCGCGTCGGCCGTGCTGTTCGGGCTGCTGTCGCTCGCCACTGCGCAGGTATCGACCTTCGCGATGCTCGTCGTCGTGCGCGTGCTGACCGGCATCGGCCTCGGCGGCGCGATGCCGAACCTGATCGCGCTGTCGTCCGAAGCGGTCGAGCCACGCTCGCGCAGCAGCGCGGTGGCCACGATGTATTGCGGTATCCCGTTCGGCGGCGTGATCGCGTCGGTGATCGGCGTGCTGCTCGCCGGCGACACCGAATGGCGGCACATCTTCTACGTCGGCGGCCTGGGCCCGCTGCTGCTCGTGCCGCTGCTGGCGTGGTTCCTGCCGGAATCGCGCGCGTACCTCGACGTCGCCGGCACGCCGGCCGCGCGCACGAGCGTCGCGCGCACGTTGTTCGGCGACGGCCGCACGACGTCGACCGTCGCGCTGTGGGTCAGCTACTTCTGCACGCTGATCGTCCTCTACTTCCTGCTGAACTGGCTGCCGTCGCTGATGGCCTCGCGCGGGCTCGATCGCGCGCATGTCGGCCTCGTGCAGATCGCATTCAACGTCGGCGCGGGCCTCGGCGCGCTCGGCATCGGCGCGGCGCTCGACCGGATGCGCGCGTCGCGCGTGGTCGGCGGCATGTATGTCGGGATCGTGCTGTCGCTCGCCGCGCTCGCGGCCGCACCCGGCTTCGCGTCGCTCGCGGCGGCCGCGTTCGCGGCCGGGATGTTCGTGGTCGGCGGTCAGTCGGTGCTGTATGCGCTCGCGGCGATCTATTACCCCACGGCGATGCGCGGCACCGGCGTCGGCGCGGCGGTGGCGGTCGGCCGGCTCGGCTCCGTCGTCGGGCCGCTCGCGGCCGCGACGCTGCTGGCCGCGGGCCGCAGCGCGCCCGTCGTGATCGGCGCGAGCATCCCCGTCACGCTCGTCGCGGCCTTCGCTGCATTCGTGCTGATTCGCCGCCCGCAAGCCGGCGACTGA
- a CDS encoding feruloyl-CoA synthase — MSEPTMNVATPASGPANDTDGVRYRAAAVAVGSAEIRRAENGTWYLRSREPLGDYPTRLTDCLVRGARAHPDRVLAARRGADGRWIEITYARMLERARALGQGLVDLGLSVERPLAVLSGNDLEHLQLMFAAMLAGVPYAPISPAYSLVSTDYGKLRHTLRVLRPGAVFVAERAPFARALDAALPADAALIVANDADADADGDASCRIVPLSHLLATVPRTIDAIHEAIGPDHLAKILFTSGSTKLPKAVPTTHRMLCSNQQMLRQTMPELTREPPVLVDWLPWNHTFGGSHNLGIALYNGGTLYIDDGRPVPGRFDETVRNLREIAPTIYFNVPKGWEELTAALERDAVLRDTFFSRVKLYFFGGAGLSQAAWDRLDRVTEAHCGERIRIMAGLGMTEASPSCLFTTGPLMRAGYIGLPAPGCDAKLVPCGGKHELRFKGPNVMRGYWHADVDPRDVFDDEGYYRSGDAGVFADPERPDLGLLFDGRLTEDFKLSSGTFVSVGPLRANAVSSGAPYVQDVVVTGINRDDIGLLVFPRIEACRALAGLAADASVSDVLRAPAVRAAFASWLAVLNRHASGGSTFVARIRLIDTPPSLDLGEVTDKGSLNQAAVQKHRAATIDALYDPARRDPDVIYA; from the coding sequence ATGAGCGAGCCGACGATGAATGTTGCGACGCCCGCGAGCGGCCCGGCGAACGACACGGACGGCGTGCGCTATCGCGCGGCAGCCGTCGCGGTCGGCTCGGCCGAGATTCGCCGCGCGGAAAACGGCACGTGGTACCTGCGCTCGCGCGAACCGCTCGGCGACTACCCGACGCGCCTGACCGACTGTCTCGTGCGCGGTGCACGCGCGCATCCCGACCGCGTGCTCGCCGCGCGGCGCGGCGCCGACGGCCGCTGGATCGAGATCACTTACGCGCGGATGCTCGAACGCGCCCGCGCGCTCGGCCAGGGCCTCGTCGATCTCGGGCTGTCGGTCGAGCGGCCGCTCGCGGTGCTGTCCGGCAACGATCTCGAGCATCTGCAGCTGATGTTCGCGGCGATGCTGGCCGGCGTGCCGTACGCGCCGATCTCGCCCGCGTATTCGCTGGTGTCGACCGATTACGGCAAGCTGCGTCACACGCTCCGCGTGCTGCGGCCGGGCGCGGTGTTCGTCGCCGAGCGTGCGCCGTTTGCGCGAGCGCTCGACGCGGCGCTGCCTGCCGATGCGGCGCTGATCGTCGCGAACGATGCCGATGCGGATGCCGATGGCGACGCGTCGTGCCGCATCGTGCCGCTGTCGCACCTGCTCGCGACCGTCCCGCGCACGATCGATGCGATCCATGAAGCGATTGGCCCCGACCATCTGGCGAAGATCCTCTTCACGTCGGGGTCGACGAAACTGCCGAAGGCCGTACCGACCACGCATCGAATGCTGTGCAGCAACCAGCAGATGCTGCGTCAGACGATGCCCGAGCTGACGCGCGAACCGCCGGTGCTGGTCGACTGGCTGCCGTGGAATCACACGTTCGGCGGCAGTCACAACCTCGGCATCGCGTTGTACAACGGCGGCACGCTGTACATCGACGACGGCCGCCCGGTGCCGGGCCGCTTCGACGAAACCGTGCGCAACCTGCGCGAGATCGCGCCGACGATCTACTTCAACGTGCCGAAGGGCTGGGAAGAGCTGACCGCCGCACTCGAACGCGATGCCGTGCTGCGCGACACGTTCTTCTCGCGCGTGAAGCTGTATTTCTTCGGCGGCGCGGGGCTGTCGCAGGCCGCGTGGGATCGGCTCGATCGCGTGACCGAAGCACATTGCGGCGAGCGCATCCGCATCATGGCCGGTCTCGGGATGACGGAGGCGTCGCCGTCGTGCCTGTTCACGACCGGGCCGCTGATGCGCGCCGGCTACATCGGCCTGCCGGCGCCGGGCTGCGACGCGAAGCTCGTGCCGTGCGGCGGCAAGCACGAACTGCGCTTCAAGGGGCCGAACGTGATGCGCGGCTACTGGCACGCGGACGTCGATCCGCGCGACGTGTTCGACGACGAAGGTTATTACCGCAGCGGCGACGCGGGGGTCTTCGCCGATCCGGAGCGGCCGGATCTCGGGCTGCTGTTCGACGGGCGGCTGACCGAGGATTTCAAGCTGAGCAGCGGCACGTTCGTCAGCGTCGGGCCGTTGCGCGCGAACGCGGTGTCGAGCGGCGCGCCGTACGTGCAGGACGTGGTCGTCACCGGGATCAATCGCGACGACATCGGCTTGCTGGTGTTTCCGCGTATCGAAGCGTGTCGTGCGCTGGCGGGACTCGCGGCTGATGCATCGGTTTCCGACGTGCTGCGCGCGCCGGCCGTGCGCGCGGCATTCGCGTCGTGGCTTGCCGTGCTGAACCGGCATGCAAGCGGCGGATCGACGTTCGTCGCGCGCATCCGGTTGATTGACACGCCGCCGTCGCTCGATCTGGGCGAAGTGACCGACAAGGGCTCGTTGAACCAGGCGGCCGTGCAGAAGCACCGCGCGGCGACGATCGACGCGCTGTACGATCCGGCGCGGCGCGATCCAGACGTGATTTACGCGTAA
- a CDS encoding aldehyde dehydrogenase, which translates to MTDRRMLIAGEWCTARDGRTFDRFNPATGALASRAPAAGAADADAAVEAAHRAFPAWAALAPTERRRRLLKAADLMDARIDAFIAAGVAETGATPGWLGFNVTLAANMLREAASMTTQIDGDVIPSDVPGNLALAMRVPCGVVLGIAPWNAPVILGTRALAMPLACGNTVVLKASEACPGVHTLIGAVLEEAGLGAGVVNVITHAAADAPELVERLIAHPHVKRINFTGSTHVGRIIARHAAAHLKPVLLELGGKAPVLVLDDADLDAAVDAIAFGAFFNQGQICMSTERVIAARPIADALVERLTDKARTLVAGDPLAGHALGTMVDAAAAARAASLVEDARSHGARLPLGCRIDGATMQPAIVDGVTRDMRLYREESFAPVVAILRADSDDEAVALANDSEFGLSASVFSRDIARAMALARRIESGICHVNGPTVHDEAQMPFGGTKASGYGRFGSRASIAEFTELRWITVQTTPRHYPI; encoded by the coding sequence ATGACCGACAGACGGATGCTGATCGCCGGCGAGTGGTGCACCGCCCGCGACGGACGAACCTTCGACCGATTCAACCCCGCGACGGGCGCGCTCGCGTCGCGCGCGCCGGCGGCCGGCGCGGCCGACGCCGACGCGGCGGTCGAAGCCGCGCATCGCGCGTTCCCCGCGTGGGCGGCGCTCGCGCCGACCGAACGGCGCCGCCGGTTGCTGAAGGCGGCCGATCTGATGGACGCGCGCATCGACGCGTTCATCGCGGCCGGCGTCGCCGAAACGGGTGCGACGCCCGGCTGGCTCGGCTTCAACGTGACGCTCGCGGCGAACATGCTGCGCGAGGCCGCGTCGATGACGACGCAGATCGACGGCGACGTGATTCCGTCCGACGTGCCGGGCAATCTCGCGCTCGCGATGCGCGTGCCGTGCGGCGTCGTGCTCGGCATCGCACCGTGGAACGCGCCGGTGATCCTCGGCACGCGCGCGCTGGCGATGCCGCTCGCATGCGGCAACACGGTCGTGCTGAAGGCATCCGAAGCGTGCCCGGGCGTGCACACGCTGATCGGCGCGGTGCTCGAGGAGGCCGGGCTCGGCGCGGGCGTCGTCAACGTGATCACGCATGCGGCGGCCGATGCGCCCGAGCTCGTCGAGCGGCTGATCGCGCATCCGCACGTGAAGCGGATCAACTTCACCGGGTCCACGCACGTCGGGCGCATCATCGCGCGCCATGCGGCCGCGCACCTGAAACCCGTGCTGCTCGAACTCGGCGGCAAGGCGCCGGTGCTCGTGCTCGACGATGCCGATCTCGACGCGGCCGTCGATGCCATCGCGTTCGGCGCATTCTTCAACCAGGGGCAGATCTGCATGTCGACCGAGCGCGTGATCGCCGCACGGCCGATCGCCGATGCGCTCGTCGAACGGCTGACCGACAAGGCGCGCACGCTGGTCGCCGGCGATCCGCTGGCGGGCCATGCGCTCGGCACGATGGTCGATGCGGCCGCGGCCGCGCGCGCCGCGTCGCTCGTCGAGGATGCGCGTTCGCACGGCGCGCGCCTGCCGCTCGGCTGCCGGATCGACGGCGCGACGATGCAGCCCGCGATCGTCGACGGCGTCACGCGCGACATGCGGCTTTATCGCGAGGAATCGTTCGCGCCGGTGGTCGCGATCCTGCGTGCGGACAGCGACGACGAAGCGGTTGCGCTCGCGAACGACAGCGAGTTCGGGCTGTCGGCGAGCGTGTTCAGCCGCGACATCGCTCGCGCGATGGCGCTCGCGCGCCGGATCGAATCGGGGATCTGCCACGTCAACGGGCCGACCGTGCACGACGAGGCGCAGATGCCGTTCGGCGGCACGAAGGCGAGCGGCTACGGCCGCTTCGGCAGCCGCGCATCGATCGCCGAGTTCACCGAGCTGCGCTGGATCACCGTGCAGACCACGCCGCGTCACTATCCGATATGA
- a CDS encoding p-hydroxycinnamoyl CoA hydratase/lyase translates to MSKYDNRWQTVEVKVEAGIAWVTLNRPEKRNAMSPTLNREMLEVLDAVEFDDEAKVLVLTGAGAAWTAGMDLKEYFREIDGGSDALQEKVRRDASEWQWRRLRMYNKPTIAMVNGWCFGGGFSPLVACDLAIAADEAVFGLSEINWGIPPGNLVSKAMADTVGHRRALHYIMTGDTFTGVEAAEMGLVNSSVPLAGLRDATIALAARLMDKNPVVLRAAKHGFKRSRELTWEQCEDYLYAKLDQAQLRDPERGREQGLKQFLDDKTIKPGLQAYKR, encoded by the coding sequence ATGAGCAAGTACGACAACCGCTGGCAGACCGTTGAAGTGAAGGTGGAGGCCGGCATCGCATGGGTCACGCTGAACCGCCCCGAGAAGCGCAATGCAATGAGCCCGACGCTGAACCGGGAGATGCTGGAGGTACTCGACGCGGTCGAGTTCGACGACGAGGCGAAGGTGCTGGTGCTGACTGGCGCGGGCGCCGCATGGACGGCCGGCATGGACCTGAAGGAATATTTCCGCGAAATCGACGGCGGCTCCGACGCGCTGCAGGAAAAGGTGCGGCGCGACGCATCGGAATGGCAATGGCGCCGCCTGCGGATGTACAACAAGCCGACCATCGCGATGGTGAACGGCTGGTGCTTCGGCGGCGGATTCTCGCCGCTCGTCGCGTGCGATCTCGCGATCGCGGCGGACGAAGCGGTGTTCGGGCTGTCGGAAATCAACTGGGGCATCCCGCCGGGCAACCTCGTCAGCAAGGCGATGGCCGACACGGTCGGGCATCGCCGCGCGCTGCACTACATCATGACCGGCGATACGTTCACCGGCGTGGAGGCCGCTGAAATGGGCCTCGTGAACAGCAGCGTGCCGCTGGCCGGCCTGCGCGACGCGACGATCGCGCTCGCCGCGCGGCTGATGGACAAGAACCCGGTCGTGCTGCGCGCGGCGAAGCACGGTTTCAAGCGTTCGCGCGAGCTGACGTGGGAGCAGTGCGAGGATTACCTGTATGCGAAGCTCGACCAGGCGCAACTTCGCGATCCGGAGCGCGGCCGCGAGCAGGGGCTGAAGCAGTTCCTCGACGACAAGACGATCAAGCCGGGCCTGCAGGCATACAAGCGCTGA
- a CDS encoding MarR family winged helix-turn-helix transcriptional regulator, whose protein sequence is MSSAPTKPASPKNAAKNAARATGDKPKARVQQRLTYVIGGLDRLLRRHMTDALAPLGITLAQYTALSVLEARGASSNAQLAERSWITPQSANEVMSVMAARGFVTREADPSHGRIILLRLTDEGAAMLRECEAVLRPLETRMLGDISADDAAHVQRALELFSRNLRG, encoded by the coding sequence ATGAGTTCCGCACCAACCAAGCCCGCGAGCCCGAAAAACGCCGCGAAGAACGCCGCCCGCGCGACGGGCGACAAGCCGAAGGCGCGCGTGCAGCAGCGCCTGACCTACGTGATCGGCGGTCTCGACCGGCTGCTGCGCCGGCATATGACCGACGCACTGGCACCGCTCGGCATCACGCTCGCGCAATACACGGCGCTGTCGGTGCTCGAGGCGCGCGGCGCGTCGTCGAACGCGCAACTGGCCGAGCGCTCGTGGATCACGCCGCAATCGGCGAACGAGGTGATGAGCGTGATGGCCGCCCGCGGTTTCGTTACGCGCGAAGCCGACCCTTCGCACGGCCGCATCATCCTGCTGAGGCTGACCGACGAAGGCGCGGCGATGCTGCGTGAATGCGAAGCCGTGCTGCGCCCGCTCGAGACGCGAATGCTCGGCGACATCTCCGCCGACGACGCCGCGCACGTGCAGCGCGCGCTCGAACTGTTCTCGCGCAACCTGCGCGGCTGA